Proteins encoded by one window of uncultured Draconibacterium sp.:
- a CDS encoding acyltransferase family protein, whose protein sequence is MNPTEINRRNTKKKERYIFFDIVKGVTIVLVVLGHSIQFGNGTNFLTHDLFYDTIPFKIIYSFHMPLFMLISGYFFYVTVAKNQSVKRLIVNRTTRLLLPILSWNIIYFFIYKYNFSSIQITYFIKSIITDLWFLWAVFWCSFIVIFVRKLLHDNIYIYVLVFIVSFIIPDFLNLDLYKFLYPYFVIGYLFHRNKENISSITSKLKPIYLLSIITIVYLILMSLFNTDSYIYTTGFTIIGKQIITQIYIDLYRFLVGLAGSIIVILAIGFLLKQNVTNSRKIIAKLGQESLGIYIISGFFLPLLSNNTTQFSLNYLYTIIETLIIILTSYTLIVFLKRYKLANKILFGGR, encoded by the coding sequence GTGAACCCAACTGAAATAAATAGAAGAAATACAAAAAAAAAGGAACGATATATTTTTTTTGACATAGTTAAAGGTGTTACAATAGTATTAGTTGTTTTAGGCCATAGTATTCAATTTGGAAATGGAACTAATTTTTTAACGCACGATTTATTTTATGATACTATTCCTTTTAAAATTATTTACAGCTTTCATATGCCATTATTCATGCTGATTAGTGGTTACTTCTTTTATGTTACGGTTGCTAAAAATCAATCAGTAAAAAGACTAATTGTAAATAGAACTACAAGGCTATTACTACCAATTCTTTCTTGGAACATCATTTATTTTTTTATTTACAAATATAATTTTTCAAGTATCCAAATAACTTATTTTATCAAGTCCATAATCACAGATTTATGGTTTCTTTGGGCTGTTTTTTGGTGTTCTTTTATTGTAATCTTTGTGAGAAAGTTACTACACGACAATATTTACATTTATGTTTTAGTATTTATAGTATCATTTATAATTCCAGATTTTTTAAATCTCGATCTATACAAATTTTTGTATCCTTACTTCGTAATCGGTTATCTATTCCACAGAAACAAGGAAAACATTAGCTCTATAACCTCAAAGCTTAAACCTATTTATTTGTTAAGCATTATAACCATTGTATATCTAATATTGATGTCATTGTTCAATACAGATTCATATATTTACACTACTGGATTTACAATAATTGGAAAACAAATAATTACCCAAATTTATATTGATTTATATCGATTCTTGGTCGGGTTGGCAGGCAGTATTATTGTAATATTAGCCATTGGTTTTTTACTAAAACAAAATGTTACAAACAGTAGAAAAATTATAGCAAAATTGGGACAAGAATCTTTAGGCATATACATTATTTCTGGTTTCTTTTTACCATTATTGTCAAACAATACCACTCAATTTTCATTAAACTACCTATATACTATAATTGAGACTTTAATTATAATTCTAACATCGTACACTTTAATAGTCTTTTTAAAACGATATAAATTAGCAAATAAAATCCTATTTGGAGGTAGGTAA
- the murB gene encoding UDP-N-acetylmuramate dehydrogenase has protein sequence MIRFSENHSLKAHNTFGIDAKAKYYFEFTELEDLEVFLNSNNTWKEEKLIVLGEGSNILFMNDFDGLVIHPNVPGMNSVWEDRNHDWIEVGAGEVWDEFVEFAVNQGLGGTENLSLIPGKVGAAPVQNIGAYGQEVCRLVEKVKGYDLEKGCAAEFTATECEFAYRNSVFKNYLKNRFIITSVIFRLDKFPKFNLGYGQLEEKVKEKGEATLHTIREVVIEIRSSKLPDVKELGNAGSFFKNPVVDVLLAEQIKSKYPEIPFYPGGEGKIKLAAGWLIEQAGWKGKRIGEAGVHEQQALVIVNYGNATGKEIYALSEEICKSVEEKFGVALEREVNCI, from the coding sequence ATGATCCGCTTTTCAGAAAATCATTCGCTAAAGGCACACAATACATTTGGCATCGACGCCAAAGCAAAATATTATTTCGAATTTACGGAACTGGAAGATCTGGAGGTCTTTTTGAATTCCAATAACACTTGGAAAGAGGAAAAGCTGATTGTACTGGGAGAAGGAAGTAATATTTTGTTTATGAATGATTTCGATGGTTTGGTAATTCATCCGAATGTGCCCGGAATGAATTCGGTTTGGGAAGACCGTAATCACGATTGGATTGAAGTTGGCGCAGGAGAGGTTTGGGACGAATTTGTTGAATTTGCGGTAAATCAGGGATTGGGTGGAACTGAAAATCTTTCGTTAATACCCGGGAAAGTTGGAGCAGCACCGGTACAAAATATTGGTGCTTACGGGCAGGAAGTTTGCCGACTTGTGGAAAAAGTAAAAGGTTATGATCTTGAAAAAGGTTGTGCTGCAGAGTTTACGGCCACCGAATGTGAATTTGCATATCGGAATAGTGTTTTTAAGAATTACCTCAAAAACCGTTTCATAATTACCTCTGTGATTTTCCGTTTGGATAAATTTCCCAAATTTAATCTTGGCTACGGTCAGCTGGAAGAAAAAGTAAAAGAAAAAGGAGAAGCCACTCTTCATACTATTCGCGAGGTAGTTATCGAAATCCGATCTTCAAAATTACCCGATGTAAAAGAGTTGGGTAATGCCGGAAGTTTTTTTAAAAATCCGGTGGTTGATGTTCTGTTGGCTGAGCAAATAAAATCGAAATATCCTGAGATTCCATTTTACCCCGGAGGCGAGGGCAAAATAAAACTGGCAGCAGGCTGGCTTATCGAACAAGCCGGATGGAAAGGCAAACGTATTGGCGAGGCTGGTGTTCACGAACAACAGGCACTGGTTATAGTAAATTATGGAAATGCCACCGGAAAAGAAATCTACGCACTCTCTGAAGAAATTTGTAAATCGGTGGAAGAAAAATTTGGCGTTGCATTGGAACGCGAGGTGAATTGCATTTAA
- a CDS encoding glycosyltransferase: MKRKKQIIVSVTNDLVSDNRVHKVCTSLKEMEFEVLLVGRKLKDSQQLTRSYQTRRMHLFFTKGACFYAEYSFRLFLFLLFRKADVLLANDLDALTANYLVSKIKRVSLVYDSHEYFTEVPELIGRPRVKRIWEWLEKKMVPNLKHCYTVCNSIATVYNKKYGTPFQVVRNIPVSKITVQPNEKENQQKIILYQGAVNIGRGLEQAIKAMHFIEGAQLVIAGDGDIKEQLEELVRTEKLDNKVRFTGRLSIEELAKLTPTADLGLSIEEDLGLNYRFALPNKLFDYIRAGVPVLASNLPEMKAIVEKYKIGAISNSHDAKRLAESINEALNNSEKRKIWKANLVRASKELTWENEEKVLKGIFAQFL, translated from the coding sequence TTGAAGCGCAAAAAGCAAATAATTGTTTCTGTTACAAACGACCTTGTTTCTGATAACCGGGTGCATAAAGTATGCACTTCGCTGAAAGAAATGGAATTCGAAGTTTTGCTGGTTGGCAGAAAATTAAAAGACAGTCAGCAACTTACACGTAGTTACCAGACAAGACGAATGCATTTGTTTTTTACAAAAGGTGCCTGTTTTTATGCCGAATACAGTTTTCGCTTGTTTCTGTTTTTACTTTTCAGGAAGGCTGATGTTTTGCTAGCCAACGATTTGGATGCGCTTACAGCCAATTATCTTGTTTCCAAAATAAAAAGAGTTTCACTGGTTTACGACAGTCACGAATATTTTACTGAAGTTCCTGAATTAATTGGCCGACCACGAGTGAAGCGGATTTGGGAGTGGCTGGAAAAGAAAATGGTGCCGAATTTAAAACATTGTTATACGGTTTGTAATTCGATTGCAACTGTTTACAATAAAAAATATGGCACTCCATTTCAGGTTGTTCGAAATATTCCTGTTTCAAAAATTACAGTCCAACCAAACGAAAAGGAAAATCAGCAAAAAATCATCCTTTACCAGGGAGCTGTAAATATTGGCCGCGGGCTGGAACAAGCCATAAAAGCCATGCATTTTATTGAAGGTGCACAACTTGTAATTGCAGGTGATGGCGATATAAAAGAACAGTTAGAAGAACTGGTCAGAACAGAAAAGCTGGACAACAAAGTGCGGTTTACGGGTAGACTTTCTATCGAAGAACTGGCGAAATTAACACCAACTGCCGACCTTGGATTATCGATAGAAGAAGATCTTGGGTTGAATTACCGTTTCGCCCTGCCCAATAAATTGTTTGATTACATAAGGGCCGGTGTTCCGGTGTTGGCAAGTAATCTGCCGGAAATGAAAGCTATTGTTGAAAAATACAAAATCGGTGCAATCAGCAATTCGCACGATGCAAAAAGACTGGCTGAATCAATTAATGAAGCGCTTAATAACTCCGAAAAAAGAAAAATCTGGAAAGCCAACCTTGTTCGGGCATCAAAAGAGCTAACCTGGGAAAATGAAGAGAAAGTATTGAAAGGTATTTTTGCCCAATTCCTGTAA
- a CDS encoding ATP-binding cassette domain-containing protein yields MDKKTVIQLLDASIYQYENLVLSGVDVEVQAGEFIYVVGKVGTGKTTLIKTLHAELPLYYGTGNVLDFDLVGIKSREIAQLRRRLGVVFQDFRLLTDRNVYNNLAFVLKATGWKSKLKIENRVNEVLERVGMSHKKEKQPHQLSGGEQQRVVIARAILNDADIILADEPTGNLDPETSEEILDLFIQLNNEGKTILMATHDYAAIAKKPARTWVCTNGKVNDSAKNSDEIEFGHLLERNV; encoded by the coding sequence ATGGACAAAAAAACAGTCATACAGTTGCTTGATGCCAGCATTTATCAATACGAAAACCTGGTTCTTTCGGGCGTTGATGTGGAGGTACAGGCCGGCGAATTTATTTATGTGGTTGGAAAAGTTGGAACCGGAAAAACTACGCTGATAAAAACACTGCATGCAGAGTTGCCTTTGTATTATGGTACCGGCAACGTACTGGATTTTGACCTTGTCGGAATAAAAAGTCGCGAAATTGCACAATTGCGCAGACGACTGGGAGTCGTTTTTCAGGATTTCCGTTTGCTCACCGATCGGAATGTTTATAACAACCTTGCTTTTGTGCTGAAAGCAACTGGTTGGAAAAGTAAATTGAAAATTGAAAACCGTGTGAATGAAGTGCTCGAACGTGTTGGAATGTCGCATAAAAAGGAGAAACAACCTCATCAATTGAGTGGTGGCGAGCAACAACGTGTTGTAATTGCGCGGGCTATTTTAAATGATGCCGATATTATTCTGGCTGACGAACCCACCGGGAATCTTGATCCGGAAACGTCGGAAGAAATTCTTGATTTATTTATCCAGTTAAATAACGAAGGGAAAACCATATTAATGGCAACGCACGATTATGCGGCAATTGCCAAAAAGCCTGCAAGAACATGGGTTTGCACTAATGGAAAAGTGAATGATTCAGCTAAGAATTCTGATGAAATTGAGTTCGGGCATTTGCTTGAGAGAAATGTGTAG
- a CDS encoding tetratricopeptide repeat protein: protein MRTIQIFIFLFFIVGTFHYTSAQQTAYFDDVRKDIDIAKELYTKNKYISSYRQFEKIQKRVEAKSELYSEAEFYKSVSALHAGYKSGDKLIRTFVETYPESPYINSALFNLGKNQFEKRQYSIAVRTFAQVDRSDLSENERIELQYQNGFANLEQGNTDVAYREFMAIRNSNNLYSKPATYYCAHIQYLNEDYDAALEGFTALNNDPAYSQVIPLYVSHIYYKQQKYNEVVNYTTSIIDDVQEEHKTELSRIVGDSYFHLRQYENAIPYLETYFATSGPKTREENYILGFCYYHTGKFAEAAELLQKAATGQDEMTQNAYYHLADCFIKLGEKEKAKTAYNAASEFDFNPDIKEDALFSYAKLTYELSYSPFNETIKAFDRYIAEYPNSPKNAEAYKILVDVYMVTKNYKDAIESINKIQNKTLDIRKAYQRVTFYRGLELFNNLAYNQAIEYFDESLANGSHNSEIKSRALYWKSEALYRVGDYDNSIASYNQFARSSSSATDAEILSADYNMGYAYLKTNDKEAAQRHFQKYVEKMQGKRTPKIADAYNRIGDYYFSNTNYTQAIYNYEHAYSINMLEADYALLQIAFCQGLQRQQMEKITNLNKLLRQFPESDYYDDALYELGRANERIGNNSEAVKQYQEIAENHPNSNFYRNALLQLGLVNYNNGDFNKALRQYKVVAENFKGTPEANSALQGIKNCYVELNNVDAYFTYVRQLGGDVSISASEQDQLTYSAAERVYMAGDDGADQQLQQYLNQYPNGAYVTNANFYLAETKYKEGKYEEANSHYSFVANQPDNIFTEQALSRASELTYNAGNYNEALALFNRLEEKSTGKWNSLRANTGQMRCYLRDDNYQQVIVAAEKVKKSDVANDALKKETDYAIGKSNYELGNLSSAISPLRDVAKDTKLEQGAEAKYLLAEIYYRENNKAKAEEEIVDFIDKGTPYTYWLGKAFLLLASIYEDNGDQFQAKHTLKSLAENYNDDTDGVKAEAQQRLDVILAKEAQQQQNAVDSSFQMEIKQN, encoded by the coding sequence ATGAGAACAATACAGATTTTTATATTTCTTTTTTTCATTGTCGGTACCTTTCATTACACCTCGGCCCAGCAGACGGCCTATTTTGATGATGTTCGGAAAGACATTGATATTGCAAAAGAACTATACACCAAGAACAAATACATTTCTTCGTACCGGCAGTTTGAAAAAATTCAGAAACGGGTTGAAGCAAAATCAGAGCTTTACTCGGAGGCGGAATTTTACAAATCGGTTTCGGCGCTTCATGCGGGTTACAAATCGGGCGACAAGTTAATCCGTACATTTGTGGAAACCTATCCCGAAAGTCCCTATATCAACAGTGCACTGTTCAACCTTGGAAAAAATCAGTTTGAAAAGCGACAATATTCAATTGCGGTAAGAACATTTGCACAGGTCGATCGCAGCGACCTTTCGGAAAATGAACGTATTGAATTGCAGTACCAAAATGGTTTTGCCAACCTGGAACAGGGAAATACAGATGTAGCCTACCGCGAGTTTATGGCAATAAGAAATTCGAACAACCTGTACAGCAAACCGGCCACCTATTACTGTGCGCACATTCAATATTTGAATGAAGATTACGATGCAGCCTTGGAAGGATTTACGGCATTGAATAACGATCCGGCTTATTCGCAGGTAATTCCGTTGTACGTGAGCCACATTTATTATAAACAACAGAAATACAACGAAGTAGTGAATTACACTACCTCGATTATCGACGATGTGCAGGAAGAACACAAAACAGAATTATCACGAATTGTTGGTGATTCGTATTTCCATTTGCGTCAGTATGAAAATGCCATTCCATACCTGGAAACTTATTTTGCAACGTCGGGGCCTAAAACCCGCGAAGAAAATTACATTCTAGGTTTTTGCTACTACCATACCGGCAAATTCGCTGAAGCTGCCGAGCTACTTCAAAAAGCTGCCACCGGCCAGGATGAAATGACACAAAATGCATACTATCATTTGGCCGACTGTTTTATTAAACTTGGAGAAAAAGAAAAAGCAAAAACGGCTTACAACGCAGCATCAGAATTTGATTTTAATCCGGACATTAAAGAAGATGCGCTGTTCAGTTATGCAAAATTGACGTACGAACTTTCGTATTCACCATTTAACGAAACCATAAAAGCATTCGACCGTTACATTGCCGAATATCCGAATTCGCCTAAAAATGCTGAAGCCTATAAGATTCTGGTTGACGTTTACATGGTAACTAAAAACTATAAAGACGCCATCGAGTCGATCAATAAAATACAAAACAAAACACTGGATATAAGAAAAGCTTACCAGCGGGTAACATTTTACCGCGGTTTGGAGCTGTTCAATAATCTTGCCTATAACCAGGCTATTGAATATTTCGATGAATCGCTTGCGAATGGAAGTCACAACAGCGAAATTAAATCGCGGGCACTTTATTGGAAATCTGAAGCATTGTACCGCGTGGGAGATTACGATAATTCAATCGCATCGTATAATCAGTTTGCTAGAAGTTCTTCATCGGCTACCGATGCTGAAATTCTTAGCGCCGACTACAACATGGGTTATGCTTATCTGAAAACCAACGACAAAGAAGCGGCACAACGCCATTTCCAAAAATATGTGGAAAAAATGCAGGGCAAACGCACACCAAAAATTGCCGACGCCTACAATCGTATTGGAGACTATTATTTCTCGAACACAAACTACACACAGGCCATTTACAATTACGAACACGCTTACAGTATAAATATGCTGGAAGCCGATTATGCTCTTCTGCAAATTGCATTTTGCCAGGGACTTCAGCGCCAGCAAATGGAAAAGATTACCAACCTGAATAAATTGCTGCGCCAATTCCCTGAATCGGATTATTACGATGATGCTTTGTACGAACTGGGCCGCGCAAACGAAAGGATTGGAAACAATTCGGAAGCTGTTAAGCAATACCAGGAGATCGCTGAAAATCATCCGAACAGTAATTTCTATCGTAACGCCTTGCTGCAACTTGGATTAGTAAACTACAATAACGGCGATTTCAACAAAGCACTGAGACAATACAAAGTGGTGGCAGAAAACTTTAAAGGAACACCCGAAGCAAATTCAGCGCTGCAAGGTATTAAAAACTGCTACGTTGAGCTGAATAATGTAGATGCCTATTTCACCTATGTTCGCCAGTTGGGAGGCGATGTTAGCATTAGCGCTTCCGAACAGGATCAGTTGACCTACTCTGCGGCAGAACGTGTTTATATGGCCGGCGATGATGGAGCTGATCAACAATTGCAACAGTACCTTAATCAGTATCCGAACGGAGCTTATGTAACCAATGCAAATTTCTATCTGGCAGAAACAAAATATAAAGAAGGAAAATACGAGGAAGCCAATTCGCACTATTCATTTGTGGCAAATCAGCCGGATAATATTTTCACAGAACAGGCACTTTCGCGTGCATCGGAACTAACATACAACGCCGGAAATTATAACGAGGCATTGGCATTGTTTAACCGCCTGGAAGAGAAATCTACCGGAAAATGGAATTCGCTTCGTGCCAATACCGGGCAGATGCGTTGCTACCTTCGCGACGATAACTACCAGCAGGTAATTGTAGCTGCAGAAAAAGTAAAAAAATCGGATGTTGCCAACGATGCACTGAAAAAAGAAACTGATTATGCCATTGGGAAATCGAACTACGAACTTGGTAATTTGAGCTCGGCAATCAGTCCGTTGCGCGATGTGGCAAAAGACACCAAACTGGAGCAGGGCGCTGAAGCCAAATACCTGTTGGCAGAAATTTATTACCGCGAAAACAACAAAGCCAAAGCAGAAGAAGAGATCGTTGATTTCATCGATAAAGGAACGCCATACACTTATTGGCTGGGTAAAGCTTTCTTATTATTAGCCAGCATTTACGAAGATAACGGCGATCAGTTCCAGGCTAAACATACCTTAAAAAGCCTTGCAGAAAACTATAACGACGACACTGACGGTGTAAAGGCAGAAGCGCAACAGCGCCTGGATGTCATTCTTGCAAAAGAAGCACAGCAGCAACAGAATGCAGTCGACAGCTCGTTCCAAATGGAAATTAAACAAAACTAA
- the gyrB gene encoding DNA topoisomerase (ATP-hydrolyzing) subunit B, which yields MSEIEKNDLQTNGNGNYGADSIQVLEGLEAVRKRPAMYIGDVNEKGLHHLVYEVVDNSIDEALAGYCNNIEVIIHEDNSITVKDDGRGIPTEKHSKENKSALEVVMTVLHAGGKFDKDSYKVSGGLHGVGVSCVNALSTYLKAEVHRDGKVHVQEYSTGKPKGDVQVVGETDKTGTFVTFVPDNSIFLTTEYKYEILAARLRELAFLNAGIKLRIIDERVTEEDGSFKSEDYFSEEGLKEFVEYLDGTREKLIEEVVHITTEKNDIPVEIALQYNTSFSENIHSYVNNINTIEGGTHLTGFRRGLTRTLKNYADQSGMLQKLKFDISGDDFREGLTAIISVKVAEPQFEGQTKTKLGNSEVSLSVDQATSEALQNYLEENPKAAKQIVQKVILAAQARHAARKAREMVQRKNALSGGGLPGKLSDCSEKDPAQCEVFLVEGDSAGGTAKQGRDRRTQAILPLRGKILNVEKAMQHKIFENEEIKNIFTALGVTIGTEEDSKALNMEKLRYHKIVIMTDADVDGSHIATLIMTFFFRYMNDLIKNGHLYIAAPPLYLIKKGKKEAYAWTEKQRLQLIEEWADGNESGVHTQRYKGLGEMNAEQLWETTMNPEQRTLQQVTIENAAEADHIFSMLMGDDVPPRRKFIEDHATYANIDA from the coding sequence ATGAGCGAAATTGAAAAAAATGACCTCCAAACCAACGGAAACGGAAACTACGGAGCAGATAGTATCCAGGTACTCGAAGGATTGGAAGCAGTAAGGAAGCGCCCTGCCATGTATATTGGCGATGTGAACGAAAAAGGTTTGCACCACCTGGTTTACGAGGTGGTAGATAACTCAATCGACGAGGCGTTGGCCGGCTACTGTAACAACATTGAAGTTATAATTCATGAAGATAATTCCATCACCGTAAAAGATGATGGACGTGGTATTCCCACCGAAAAACACTCAAAAGAAAATAAATCGGCGCTGGAAGTTGTTATGACCGTACTGCACGCCGGTGGTAAGTTCGATAAAGATTCGTATAAAGTTTCGGGTGGTTTGCACGGTGTAGGTGTATCGTGTGTTAACGCACTTTCAACTTATTTAAAAGCCGAAGTTCACCGCGACGGAAAAGTTCATGTACAGGAATATTCAACAGGGAAACCAAAAGGCGATGTGCAGGTTGTTGGCGAAACCGACAAAACCGGAACATTTGTAACTTTTGTACCAGATAACAGCATTTTCCTGACAACAGAATACAAATACGAAATCCTTGCGGCACGTTTGCGCGAGCTGGCTTTCCTGAATGCAGGAATCAAATTGAGAATTATTGACGAACGTGTTACGGAAGAAGACGGCTCATTTAAATCGGAAGATTACTTCTCGGAAGAAGGATTGAAAGAATTTGTTGAATACCTTGACGGTACGCGTGAAAAACTGATTGAAGAAGTAGTACACATAACAACCGAGAAGAATGATATTCCGGTAGAAATTGCGTTACAATACAACACTTCTTTTTCCGAAAACATTCATTCGTACGTAAACAATATCAACACCATTGAAGGAGGAACGCATTTAACGGGTTTCCGACGTGGTTTAACACGTACCCTTAAAAACTATGCCGACCAAAGCGGAATGCTCCAGAAATTGAAATTTGACATCAGTGGTGACGATTTTCGTGAAGGATTAACAGCAATTATTTCGGTAAAAGTTGCCGAGCCACAGTTCGAGGGACAAACAAAAACAAAACTGGGTAACTCTGAAGTTAGTTTGTCGGTGGATCAGGCTACCAGCGAAGCTTTGCAAAATTACCTGGAAGAAAATCCAAAGGCAGCCAAGCAGATCGTTCAAAAAGTAATTCTGGCAGCGCAGGCGCGTCATGCAGCCCGTAAAGCCCGTGAAATGGTGCAGCGTAAAAACGCCCTTTCGGGTGGTGGATTGCCAGGAAAACTTAGCGACTGTTCGGAAAAAGATCCTGCTCAGTGCGAGGTTTTCCTTGTCGAGGGAGACTCGGCAGGTGGTACGGCTAAACAAGGCCGCGACCGCAGAACTCAAGCGATCCTGCCTTTGCGTGGTAAAATTCTTAACGTAGAAAAAGCCATGCAACACAAGATTTTTGAAAATGAAGAGATCAAGAATATATTTACCGCTTTAGGAGTTACCATCGGTACTGAGGAGGATTCAAAAGCGTTAAACATGGAAAAACTAAGGTATCACAAAATTGTGATCATGACCGATGCCGATGTGGACGGTAGCCACATTGCAACATTGATTATGACCTTCTTTTTCCGCTACATGAACGACCTGATCAAAAATGGTCACTTGTACATTGCCGCTCCACCTCTTTACCTTATCAAAAAAGGAAAGAAAGAAGCATACGCTTGGACAGAGAAACAACGTCTGCAATTAATTGAAGAATGGGCTGACGGAAATGAAAGCGGAGTGCACACACAGCGCTACAAAGGTTTGGGTGAGATGAATGCCGAGCAGCTTTGGGAAACAACAATGAATCCTGAGCAACGCACATTACAACAGGTAACGATTGAAAATGCTGCCGAAGCCGATCACATTTTCTCGATGCTGATGGGCGACGATGTACCACCTCGCCGTAAGTTTATTGAAGATCATGCCACGTACGCTAATATTGATGCGTAA
- a CDS encoding TIGR00730 family Rossman fold protein, with protein sequence MNICVFCSSSNAINKAYFEAAHKLGELIGKGGHHLINGGANVGLMEAATIAASKAGANTIGVIPEKMIGRSLASDNSHKVVITKDMMERKAHMRDISDAFIALPGGFGTLEEILEVITLRQLSYHHKPIVFVNTNNFFDHLFKQFELSYVELFAKDIYRQLYYVAKTPEEAMEYILNYEETELDSKWFKVPEK encoded by the coding sequence ATGAATATTTGTGTTTTTTGCTCATCAAGTAACGCCATCAACAAAGCTTATTTTGAGGCAGCGCATAAGCTTGGCGAATTAATTGGCAAAGGAGGACACCATTTAATAAATGGAGGTGCAAACGTTGGACTCATGGAGGCCGCTACAATTGCAGCAAGCAAAGCTGGGGCCAATACCATCGGAGTAATTCCAGAAAAAATGATCGGCCGTTCGCTGGCCTCAGATAATTCACACAAAGTGGTGATTACGAAAGATATGATGGAACGAAAAGCTCACATGCGCGATATTTCGGATGCTTTTATTGCCTTGCCCGGAGGTTTCGGAACTCTAGAAGAAATCCTCGAAGTTATAACGCTTCGGCAGCTCTCTTATCATCACAAACCCATAGTTTTTGTGAACACAAATAATTTTTTCGACCACCTGTTTAAACAATTTGAGCTTTCATACGTCGAACTATTTGCAAAAGATATATACAGACAATTATATTATGTAGCCAAAACACCAGAAGAGGCGATGGAATATATATTAAACTACGAAGAAACAGAACTTGATTCGAAATGGTTTAAGGTACCTGAGAAATAA